In Haloarcula sp. H-GB4, a single genomic region encodes these proteins:
- a CDS encoding transcriptional regulator, with translation MREASRTTRQRIADQLRDEAMAAGTIANEFEIQTSDALTHVEHISKSLESTDEQLLVAPPECEECGFTDFDDLTNRPSRCPECKCEAVSEPAYRIS, from the coding sequence ATGCGCGAGGCAAGTCGGACGACGCGCCAGCGCATCGCTGACCAACTACGCGACGAAGCGATGGCCGCCGGGACAATCGCGAACGAGTTCGAAATACAGACCAGCGACGCGCTCACGCACGTAGAGCATATCTCGAAATCTCTGGAATCGACCGACGAACAGCTCCTCGTTGCTCCACCCGAGTGCGAGGAGTGCGGCTTCACGGACTTTGATGACCTGACGAACCGACCGAGTCGATGCCCAGAGTGCAAATGCGAGGCCGTCTCGGAGCCGGCGTACCGGATCAGCTGA